A window of the Lagopus muta isolate bLagMut1 chromosome 1, bLagMut1 primary, whole genome shotgun sequence genome harbors these coding sequences:
- the PPARA gene encoding peroxisome proliferator-activated receptor alpha has protein sequence MVDTENHLYPLTPLEEDDIGSPLSGEFLQDMENIQDISQSLGDDSSGALSLTEFQSLGNGPGSDGSVITDTLSPASSPSSINFATAPGSIDESPSGALNIECRICGDKASGYHYGVHACEGCKGFFRRTIRLKLIYDKCDRNCKIQKKNRNKCQYCRFQKCLSVGMSHNAIRFGRMPRSEKAKLKAEILTGENYLEDSEMADLKSLAKRIHDAYLKNFNMNKVKARVILAGKTNNNPPFVIHDMDTLCMAEKTLVAKLVANGIQNKEAEVRIFHCCQCTSVETVTELTEFAKSIPGFSNLDLNDQVTLLKYGVYEAIFAMLASVMNKDGMLVAYGNGFITREFLKSLRKPFCDIMEPKFDFAMKFNALELDDSDISLFVAAIICCGDRPGLVNVGHIEKMQESIVHVLKLHLQTNHPDDTFLFPKLLQKMADLRQLVTEHAQLVQIIKKTESDAHLHPLLQEIYRDMY, from the exons ATGGTGGACACTGAAAACCATCTCTATCCACTTACTCCCCTAGAGGAGGATGATATAGGTAGTCCTTTATCTGGGGAGTTTCTACAAGATATGGAGAACATACAAGACATTTCTCAGTCTCTAGGTGACGATAGCTCAGGAGCTTTAAGTTTAACAGAGTTCCAATCACTGGGAAATGGTCCAGGATCTGATGGATCAGTTATAACAG acACCCTTTCACCAGCATCCAGTCCTTCATCCATTAATTTTGCCACAGCTCCAGGTAGCATAGATGAATCACCCAGTGGAGCATTAAACATTGAATGTAGAATTTGTGGGGATAAAGCCTCAGGCTACCATTACGGAGTACATGCTTGTGAAGGTTGTAAG GGTTTTTTTAGGAGAACAATCCGATTAAAACTCATCTATGATAAATGTGATCGCAATtgcaaaattcagaaaaaaaatcgtAATAAGTGCCAATACTGTCGTTTTCAAAAGTGCCTTTCAGTTGGAATGTCACATAATG CAATACGTTTTGGACGAATGCCGAGGTCTGAGAAGGCCAAgttgaaagcagaaattttaaCGGGTGAAAATTATCTAGAAGATTCAGAAATGGCAGATCTTAAATCACTTGCCAAAAGAATTCATGATGCTTACCTGAAAAACTTCAATATGAACAAGGTTAAAGCCAGAGTCATCCTTGCAGGGAAAACTAACAACAATCCG CCCTTTGTCATACATGATATGGATACCCTGTGCATGGCAGAGAAGACACTGGTAGCAAAATTGGTTGCCAATGGAATTCAGAACAAGGAAGCCGAAGTCCGAATCTTCCACTGCTGCCAGTGTACATCTGTAGAGACTGTCACAGAACTTACTGAATTTGCCAAATCTATCCCTGGTTTCTCCAATCTTGACTTGAATGATCAAGTGACGCTGTTGAAATACGGAGTTTATGAAGCCATCTTTGCCATGTTAGCATCTGTAATGAACAAAGATGGGATGCTGGTAGCCTATGGAAATGGTTTTATAACTCGAGAGTTCCTGAAAAGTCTGAGAAAGCCGTTCTGTGATATAATGGAGCCAAAATTTGATTTTGCCATGAAATTCAATGCACTGGAACTGGATGATAGTGATATATCACTTTTTGTCGCTGCCATCATTTGCTGTGGAG ATCGTCCTGGTCTCGTAAATGTGGGACACATAGAAAAAATGCAGGAGAGCATTGTGCATGTACTGAAACTGCACTTGCAAACCAACCATCCTGATGATACCTTCCTCTTCccaaaacttctccaaaaaatGGCGGACCTCCGGCAGCTTGTCACAGAGCACGCTCAACTTGTTCAGATAATCAAGAAGACTGAATCTGATGCACATTTACACCCTTTACTGCAGGAAATCTACAGGGATATGTATTAA